The nucleotide window TGTGTGCACTCGCCGTTTTGATACTCGTCCCCATTCCCGTCATCGCCGCGTCTTGCCCCGAATGGCCCGACGACCGCGCCCGATCGGAGGTGGATGCCTTGCAACGGCAAATCGACGCCTGGGACGACAGCTATCACCGCCTCGGTCGGTCGCTGGTCGCCGACGAGCTTTACGATCAGTCCCGCACGCGACTGGACCAATGGCGCAACTGTTTTGATCTTGCGGCACCCGCTGACCCGCTGCGCTCGGCGGGCGGCAAAGTGCGACATCCGATCCCTCATACGGGCCTGGATAAACTGAAGGATGCCGACGCCATGCGGGCCTGGTTGCAAAACCGGGAAGACATCTGGGTCCAACCGAAAGTCGACGGTGTAGCAGTCACCCTGATCTATCGCGAAGGCCGTTTGCATCAGGCGATCAGCCGCGGCGATGGCGTTCAAGGCCATGACTGGACGCCGACAGCACGCAAGATCGACGCCATTCCCCAACGCTTGCGCCGGCCTTTGGACCTGCTCGTTCAGGGGGAACTGTACTGGCGACTGGACAAGCATGTGCAGGCCAGGGACGGCAGCCTCAATGCTCGGGCAACCGTGGCGGGCTTGATGGCTCGCAAGGATCTGACGACCGAAGAAGCCTCGGGTATCGGCCTGTTCACCTGGGACTGGCCCGAAGGTCCCGCCACCCTGCCCGAGCGGGAGGCTGCATTGAATGCGCTGGGCTTCGTCGACACCCATGGCTACAGCCAGCCCGTCCAGGCAGCGGCCGACGCCGAGCGCTGGCGCGACCACTGGTATCGCACGGCGCTGCCATTCGCCAGCGACGGGATCGTTCTGCGCCAGAGCCGCCGACCACCTGCCGGGCGCTGGCAGGCCCAGGCGCCGTTCTGGGGCGTGGCCTGGAAATACCCTTACGCCCAGGCGCTGGCCGAAGTGCGCAAAGTGCACTTCAAGGTCGGGCGCACCGGACGCATCACGCCGCTGCTGGAGCTTGAACCCGTCACGCTCGACGACCGACAGATCCGCCGGGTGAGCGTCAGCTCTCTCAAGCGCTGGGAGGACATGGACATCCGTCCCGGAGACCGGGTAGCCATCAGCCTGGCCGGGCTGACCATCCCGCGACTCGATGGCGTAGTACTGCGCGGTGTCGAGCGGCCGGCCATCACGATCCCCGTAGCGGCGGATTATCACCCGCTGAGTTGCTGGCAACCGACGCCCGGCTGCGAAAGCCAGTTCCTGGCCCGGCTGAGCTGGCTCAGCGGCAAGCACGGCCTCGCCCTGCCCCATGTCGGCCGCGGAACCTGGGAAAAACTCCTGGCGGCGGGCCGACTCGACGGATTGCTGGATTGGATGACCCTCGACGCCGCCGAGCTTGCTAAGATGACCGGCTTCGGCGAACGCAGCAGCGCCCGCCTGCTCGTCAGTTTACACAGCGCCCACCAACGCCCGTTCGGTCAATGGCTCAAGGCCCTCGGTTTACCGCCTGCCGGAGCGGCCAGCCTGGATGGGCCGTGGCAGGTGCTCGCCGAACGGACGACCGAACAATGGCAAGCCGAAGCCGGCATCGGGCCCGGACGCGCCGCGCAACTGAGCGCTTTTTTTCGCGACCCGCACGTGCTGGCGTTGAGTGAAGTATTACGGGCTGCGGGGGTCGAAGGTTTCTGACATTGTCCCGCGCAGTTGAACCCAAGGGGCGAACGTGCGTTCCAACAGCGCATCTGGACCGACCGCTCGCGAGCTTTTACGGAGTTGCTATGAATTTCCTGCCCCCTTTTGCCTTGCTGGTCTTATGCGCCACCCTGGCCGCGCCCTTGATGGCGGACGAGCAAACCCCGGAGCTTACCGGCTGCGCAGCCAAGCGCCAGGGCATCATCAATCAGATCGAACTGGCCAAGTCCCGCGGCAATGCGGACCAGCAGGCAGGCCTGGAAACCGCCCTGAATGAAGTCACCACCCATTGCACCGACGCGTCCTTGCGCAAGGAGCGTGAAACCAAGGTGCTCGATGCCAAGCACGAAGTCAGCCGCCGCCAGGCCGACCTGGAAAAAGCCATGAAAAAAGGCGACCCCGAGCGGATCAACAAGCGCAAGGACAAGCTGGCAGCTTCCCGCAAGGAACTGCAGGAAGCAGTGGATGAGTTGGATAAATAAGCGGCAAGTTTCGAGCTACAAGCTTCAAGTAACGGCGGACCGCGAGCCCTTTACTTGCAGCGTGTAGCTGGCAACTTGAAGTTGTCCCACCTCAATGGTCCCGAAATTCCTTATGACAGGCACTGCACGCATCCTCGACCTTCTGCACCGCCGGCCCCAGGTAACTGGCGCTGTAGGGCTGGACCTTGCTGGCCACCACCAACTCCCCGGTGGCCGCTTCAAGGCTGTGTGCCAGTTCCTGGAACCGCGCCTGTTTCTGCCAGACTTCATCCCGGGCGCTGGTGTGGTCCTGCTCGCGTACTGGCGGGAAGTGTTTCCACGGTTCGCGGGACAGCTGGTCAAGCTGCACGGCACCCTCGGCGAAGCGGGCACCGTCGAACGGGACCCGGCCACGCAACATGCCGCCCAGCTCTTCATTGGTCTTGAGCATCTGCTTGAAAATCGCCTTGCGCTGGCCCAGCGGCGAGTTGGGATCGACACCGCCGCAGGCGGACAACATCAGGCAGGCCAGCATAACCATGGAAAATCGTTTTACAAACATCTTGGCCTCGGGACAGGAAACGGCGGTTAGTATCCTCGGGTCATCGGTAAAGACCAATGGCCCTATTCACAATACGGGTTGTTCGAATGCCTGACAGCGTTCGAACGACTGCAAGGAAAAATTTCATGAACAGCCGCTTCAAGACCTGGCACAAAGGCCTGGCATTGACCCTACCGCTGATCGCGCTGCTATCCGGCTGCAATCGCGGTGAAAAGGTCGAAGAGCCCCAGACCCATGCGCTCGCCACTTATGTCAGCGCCCCCTGGGAAGCGCTGCCAGCGGTTTCCGATGAAGACCTGCTGGCCGGTTTCGGCTCCTGGCGCAGCGCCTGCACCCGGCTCAAGGCCGACGCGACCTGGGGAGCCACCTGTGCGGCGGCGGCCAATGTGCCGCAGAGCGCTCCCGCCGTGCGCAACTTCCTGAAACAGAACCTGGACGTCTACGGTCTGCGTTCGGGAGACAACAGCCCCAATGGCCTGATCACCGGTTATTACGAACCGGTCTACCCGGGCAGCCTCACCCAGACCGCCAGCGCCAACATCCCGGTGTACGGCGTACCGGACGACATGATCATCGTGGCGCTGGACAGCCTCTACCCCGAGCTCAAGGGCAAGCGCCTGCGCGGTCGCCTCGAAGGCCGGGTGCTCAAGCCCTACGACGACGCAGCCACTATCGAGACCAACGGCGTGAAGGCGCCCGTGATCGCCTGGCTGACGGACCCGATGAACCTGCAATTCCTGCAGATCCAGGGCTCGGGCCGCATTCGGCTCGATGACGGTCGCCAGTTGCGCATCGGCTATGCCGACCAGAACGGCCACCCTTACCGGCCAATCGGACGCTGGCTGGTCGAACAGGGCGAGCTGAAGAAAGAAGACGTGACCATGGGCACCATCAGTGCCTGGGCCAAGGCCCATCCGACACGGATCCCCGAACTGCTGGGCAGCAACCCCAGCTATGTGTTTTTCAACCGCAACCCCGACAGCAACGAAGGCCCCCGGGGCTCGTTGAATGTGCCGCTGACCGCCGGCTATAGCGTGGCCGTGGACCGCAAGGTCATCCCGCTGGGCAGCCTGCTATGGCTCTCCACTACCCGCCCCGATGGCAGCGCATTGAACCGACCGGTAGCGGCCCAGGACACCGGCGGCGCCATTGCCGGTGAAGTACGAGCGGACCTGTTCTGGGGCACCGGCGATGCCGCCGGTCAACTGGCCGGGGACATGAAGCAACAGGGGCAGATCTGGATGTTGTGGCCCAAGGGCATGACGTTGCCGCAAGTGCCACAGGTGGCGAATGCCGTCACCGCCAATCCCTGAGAGATGTGTTGTCTGTACCGGCCTCTTCGCGAGCAAGCCCGCTCCCACATTTGATTCGTGAACGACACAGAGCCAGTGTGGGCGCGGGCTTGCTCGCGAAGGGGGCCAGCACGGCCCCCAGGATTCAACAACCAGACTCAGACAGAAACACAGAATAAACTGACGACCAGCCCCGCCCCCACGAACCACACCAGTGAACGCAGAATGGCCCAGTCCGCCAGGTAGCAAATGATGTACAGCAGGCGGCTGGTGATGAACAGCACCGCCAGCACGTTGATGGTCACCAGCTCGGCATTGCCGGCCAGGTGCGCCACGATCACTGCGGCAGCGAACGCCGGGGCAATTTCAAAGCTGTTGAGCTGCGCGGCATACGCGCGCCGGGGAAAGCCCTCGAGCGTCTCCAGGAAGTCCCGAGGATCGTGGTTGTCTTGCAGCCGGTATCGTCCACCGATCTTGGCGATGGCGATACACAGGTAAGGCAGGATGATCGCGATCAAAATACACCACAGGGCAACCGTCATGACGCAGTTCCTTCTTTGAGTTTCATAGGGGAATCGAGAATCGGGGAGTCGCTCAGAATTTCATCACCAGCATGCCAATCAGCACTAGCCCGCAGGCTAAGAGCCGCGGCCGACCGAAAGGTTCTTTCAGGTAGCGCATACCGAACAGCACCACCAGGATCACACTGATCTCCCGCAGCGCCGCCGCCTCGGCAATTGACCCCAACTGCATGGCCCAGAGCACCAGGGCGTAGCTGAACAGGACGCAGAGCCCGACCGCCAACCCAAGCCGCCACTGTTCGCGCCAGAACCGCACGAAGGCCGGTCGCTTGCTCACCACGGCCAACAGCGGGAATGGCCAGGCGCAGAACAGCGTGATCCAGACCAGGTAGTCCAGCGGATGGGACCATCGCCGCAGGGCCTGGCCATCGATGTAGGTGTAGCAGCCGATACACAGACCAATCAGCACCACCACCGGCAGCATCGACCAGGGCAATCGCTCGCCGCCCCCACCCTGCCACAACAGGCACAGCATGCCGAACGGGATCAGCAAAATGCCGAGAGTCTGTTGAGTCGTCAACACTTCGCCGGCAAAGATCAGCGTCAGGGCCAATACCACCAGCGGCGACAAGCCGCGCATCAACGGATAGACCAACCCCAGGTCCCCGACCCGATACGCCTGGATCAGCAGATAGCGATACAACAACTCAAAGGCCGCCGACGCCAGGATCCACGGCCAGATGTCCATCGGCGGCAGCGCCACGAAGCCCAGGGCCGACACGGCGAACAGCAGCGCGACGCTGTCCATGCACGCGACCACCAGAAGACGCTCGCCGCTGAATTTGATCAACGTATTCCAGGCGGCATGCAGCAGCGCAGCCACCAGCACCAAGGCCGTTGCAAGCACGGCACACTCCTTATCCCGTCCGTAGGAGCTGCCGAAGGCTGCGATCTTTTGATCTTTCGCTCAAGACTCAAGCGGCAGTGGAAAGATCCCAGCCTTCGGCAGCTCCTACCAGTCAACCGGGTGATGAATTTTCCGCGATCCGTTCGCAGCTGTTTATAGTGCAAACGACCACGCCCGCATTCAGTTGCGCATAAGCCAGTTCCAATAATTCTGCCGTCGCCCCCTTTTCATTCAAGCCAGGGCCACGGCATGCGTATGCCTGGTCAGAGCGTCAAGACTACAGACAGAGCCCCTGCGCATGCCACTCGCTTTGCTTTGCTTGCCTTGGCCGTTGCCGCTTTCGGTATCGGCTCCGTGGTGGCGACCAGGCTGGTGGCCCCGAACAAACGCGCCCAGGCCATCGCCATGATGTTCACCGGCCTGATTCATCACCAACGTCGCCTGGGTGTTCCGGCGGGTGCGACTGATTAGGCGTACCGCTCTCGCTGCGCACTTGCGCGTGGCTGAGCAAGGCAAAGATGAAGCTGCCCCCGATGATGTTTCCCGCCAGGGTCGGCGCGGCGAACACCAGCCAGAAGTCCTCCCATGACAACTGCCCGGCGAATACCAGATACGACACCTCGGCGGAACCGACGACAATGTGGGTGAAATCCCCGAGCGCCATCAGGTAAGTGATGAGGATGATGATCCACATCTTGGCGCTTTCCATGGAGGGGATCATCCAGACCATGGTGGCGATCATCCAGCCGGAAATGATGCCTTTGGCGAACATCTGGCCAGTGTCGTTTTCCATGACCTTGCGACCGATCTCGAGGAAAGCCAGGTCAGTGCGCGGGTCGAAGATCGGCAGATGCAGCATCACGTAGGCCACCAGCAAGGTGCCGCACAGGTTG belongs to Pseudomonas sp. B21-028 and includes:
- the ligB gene encoding NAD-dependent DNA ligase LigB; translated protein: MLPLLCALAVLILVPIPVIAASCPEWPDDRARSEVDALQRQIDAWDDSYHRLGRSLVADELYDQSRTRLDQWRNCFDLAAPADPLRSAGGKVRHPIPHTGLDKLKDADAMRAWLQNREDIWVQPKVDGVAVTLIYREGRLHQAISRGDGVQGHDWTPTARKIDAIPQRLRRPLDLLVQGELYWRLDKHVQARDGSLNARATVAGLMARKDLTTEEASGIGLFTWDWPEGPATLPEREAALNALGFVDTHGYSQPVQAAADAERWRDHWYRTALPFASDGIVLRQSRRPPAGRWQAQAPFWGVAWKYPYAQALAEVRKVHFKVGRTGRITPLLELEPVTLDDRQIRRVSVSSLKRWEDMDIRPGDRVAISLAGLTIPRLDGVVLRGVERPAITIPVAADYHPLSCWQPTPGCESQFLARLSWLSGKHGLALPHVGRGTWEKLLAAGRLDGLLDWMTLDAAELAKMTGFGERSSARLLVSLHSAHQRPFGQWLKALGLPPAGAASLDGPWQVLAERTTEQWQAEAGIGPGRAAQLSAFFRDPHVLALSEVLRAAGVEGF
- a CDS encoding DUF1090 domain-containing protein, giving the protein MNFLPPFALLVLCATLAAPLMADEQTPELTGCAAKRQGIINQIELAKSRGNADQQAGLETALNEVTTHCTDASLRKERETKVLDAKHEVSRRQADLEKAMKKGDPERINKRKDKLAASRKELQEAVDELDK
- a CDS encoding cytochrome c, producing the protein MFVKRFSMVMLACLMLSACGGVDPNSPLGQRKAIFKQMLKTNEELGGMLRGRVPFDGARFAEGAVQLDQLSREPWKHFPPVREQDHTSARDEVWQKQARFQELAHSLEAATGELVVASKVQPYSASYLGPAVQKVEDACSACHKEFRDH
- a CDS encoding murein transglycosylase A, with product MNSRFKTWHKGLALTLPLIALLSGCNRGEKVEEPQTHALATYVSAPWEALPAVSDEDLLAGFGSWRSACTRLKADATWGATCAAAANVPQSAPAVRNFLKQNLDVYGLRSGDNSPNGLITGYYEPVYPGSLTQTASANIPVYGVPDDMIIVALDSLYPELKGKRLRGRLEGRVLKPYDDAATIETNGVKAPVIAWLTDPMNLQFLQIQGSGRIRLDDGRQLRIGYADQNGHPYRPIGRWLVEQGELKKEDVTMGTISAWAKAHPTRIPELLGSNPSYVFFNRNPDSNEGPRGSLNVPLTAGYSVAVDRKVIPLGSLLWLSTTRPDGSALNRPVAAQDTGGAIAGEVRADLFWGTGDAAGQLAGDMKQQGQIWMLWPKGMTLPQVPQVANAVTANP
- a CDS encoding MAPEG family protein, with translation MTVALWCILIAIILPYLCIAIAKIGGRYRLQDNHDPRDFLETLEGFPRRAYAAQLNSFEIAPAFAAAVIVAHLAGNAELVTINVLAVLFITSRLLYIICYLADWAILRSLVWFVGAGLVVSLFCVSV
- a CDS encoding EamA family transporter gives rise to the protein MLATALVLVAALLHAAWNTLIKFSGERLLVVACMDSVALLFAVSALGFVALPPMDIWPWILASAAFELLYRYLLIQAYRVGDLGLVYPLMRGLSPLVVLALTLIFAGEVLTTQQTLGILLIPFGMLCLLWQGGGGERLPWSMLPVVVLIGLCIGCYTYIDGQALRRWSHPLDYLVWITLFCAWPFPLLAVVSKRPAFVRFWREQWRLGLAVGLCVLFSYALVLWAMQLGSIAEAAALREISVILVVLFGMRYLKEPFGRPRLLACGLVLIGMLVMKF
- a CDS encoding formate/nitrite transporter family protein; the encoded protein is MDTHDDGKTPDLSAQEKHEVDRNQPPRAAVLHEIIRTQGNQELERSVAALWWSALAAGLTMGLSLMAMGLLNARLPEGEAFKVIASFGYCAGFLAVILARQQLFTENTLTAVLPVMSKPTLGNFGRLLRLWGIVLVGNLCGTLLVAYVMLHLPIFDPRTDLAFLEIGRKVMENDTGQMFAKGIISGWMIATMVWMIPSMESAKMWIIILITYLMALGDFTHIVVGSAEVSYLVFAGQLSWEDFWLVFAAPTLAGNIIGGSFIFALLSHAQVRSESGTPNQSHPPEHPGDVGDESGR